One Parageobacillus sp. KH3-4 genomic region harbors:
- a CDS encoding 2-keto-4-pentenoate hydratase produces MNITEIAALLLEAEKKKSPIAPLTNLFPHLTADEAYQIQLKQVEHKVGNGRTVVGKKIGLTSKAMQHLLQVSEPDYGHLLDDMIVLDGENVSLDEFIQPKVEFEIAFILKKDLKGPNATMMDVIHATEYVAPAIEIIDSRIRNWKIRFEDTVADNGSSARAVIGGKPTPIENIDLSHIGMAAYRNGQLIDTAAGAAVMGNPIYAVSWLANALSRYRISLHKGEIILSGALTAAVPVSRGDTFAVKFAHIGEVSVSFP; encoded by the coding sequence TTACAGAAATCGCCGCTTTATTATTGGAAGCGGAAAAGAAAAAAAGCCCCATTGCCCCGCTTACCAACCTTTTTCCGCATTTGACAGCAGATGAGGCTTATCAAATCCAATTGAAGCAAGTGGAACATAAGGTGGGAAACGGACGAACCGTCGTTGGCAAAAAAATCGGTTTGACGAGCAAGGCGATGCAACATTTGCTTCAAGTATCGGAACCGGATTATGGTCATCTTCTTGACGATATGATTGTGTTGGATGGAGAAAATGTTTCTCTTGATGAGTTCATCCAGCCAAAAGTAGAATTTGAGATTGCCTTCATTTTAAAGAAAGATTTAAAGGGTCCCAATGCCACAATGATGGATGTGATCCATGCGACGGAATATGTGGCCCCAGCCATTGAAATTATCGACAGTAGAATTAGAAATTGGAAGATTCGTTTTGAAGATACGGTTGCCGATAACGGTTCTTCTGCCAGAGCCGTTATTGGGGGAAAACCGACGCCGATCGAAAACATTGATCTTTCGCATATCGGTATGGCTGCTTATCGAAATGGTCAATTGATCGATACCGCGGCCGGAGCCGCTGTCATGGGAAATCCGATCTATGCCGTCAGCTGGCTTGCCAATGCTCTTAGCCGTTATCGCATTTCTTTACATAAAGGGGAAATCATTTTATCAGGAGCATTGACCGCCGCTGTTCCTGTCTCTCGCGGGGATACATTTGCCGTAAAATTTGCTCATATAGGAGAAGTATCTGTTTCGTTCCCATAA